Part of the Tepiditoga spiralis genome, TCTATTAATTTGGGGGGCTTTATTATGAGTACTAAAAGCATAAGAATTGAAAAAACAGAAGTAAAAACTATTGATTTAACTTTTTGGTCTATTCTTTTTATGATTTTAATAGCAGTTGTTGTGTGGATTTCACTATTTTTAAACTTTGGAAAAAACGTAGAGAGTTATAGAGAATCTTTAGCTGTTTCTCAAAAAAAGATTAATGGTACAGAACAAAAAATAGTACAATTAAATGATGAAATTGCAAAGATAACTCAAATTTTAAACTCTTATGAAGGAAAATAATTCATGAAATTAAAAAAGTATATTCTTTTATTACTTTTGTCAATGTTATATTTGACAATTATTTTTTTTGGTGTTTTTTTTAATTATAAAGTTATTGAAAATTCAAAAGATATAAATATTAATAATAAAAATATGGCTACCCTTGTAGATTGCAAGGGTAATTTTATTGTTTATAATAAAAAAATGTATGAAGCTTGGATTGATTTATCTTTTTTAAGAAGACAAAAAAAATTTAAAGAATACGAACATTTATTACTATCTAAATATACTCAAGATGAAATAAAAGATAAAAAATTTTTAAAATGGGGAAAATTCTATACAAAAAAAGAAGCTGAAGACAATTTGGGAGTTTTAAGAAAATTCTCTAAAATATATGAAACACAAGATAGAATATATAATGATTTATTTTCACTATCTCAATTAATTGGAAAATATGACAAAACAAATTATGGTATTGAAAAATATTTATATAATAATAAGCTTTTAGAAACTCAAAAAGAACAAAATTTATCAATTGATTTAACTTTACAAAGAATATTATATGAAGAACTTAAAAAAACAGTAAAAGAAAAAAATGCATCTGGTGCAGTTGCACTTATAATGAATACTAAAACGGGTGAAATTAAAGCAAGTGTATCAATATATCCATGGAATATGGGATATATGGGATATATAGAGCCAGGCTCAACCTTAAAACCAATGATTTATGCAATGGCAATAGATGAAAATATAATAAAGCCTTATGAAACATTTAAGTGGAGCTATCAATATACTCCTAAAAATACGAATATTAAAATAAAAGAATCAGAATATTTTGATTTAGGTACAATGGATATAAAAACCGCTTTAGCTCATTCTTCAAATGTTGCAATAGCCAAAGTTATGGAAAAAATTTTAAATACATATTCTCAAGAATGGTTGTATAATAGTTTATTAAAAATGGGATTTGGGAAAAAAACAAATATAGAATTTTCTGGAGAAATTGATGGTGTATTAAAAAATCCAGATGAATGGAAATCTATAACTCCATATCAAATTGCAATAGGGCAAGGAATTGGAGTAACTCCAATACAATTAATAACAGCATTTAATGCAATAGTAAATAATGGATATTATGTTTATCCAACTTTCTTTAAAAACAAAAAAGTATTTGGAAGACAAATATATTCAGAAAGAACCTCTAAAAAGTTATTGGATTGGATGAGATATACAACTATATTAGGAACAGCAAAAGATGCCTATAAAGAAGGGCTTTTAATTGGTGGAAAGACTGGTACAGCACAAAAAGCATTAAAAGGAATTGGTTATACAAAAGAAGATTATTATTCATTATTTGAAGGATATTATCCGTCGATAAATCCAGAATATACTTTTTTAATTATTGTTGATGATCCAAAAGGAGAATATTATGGCGGAGAGGTTGCTGCACCAATAATAACTAATGTTTTTTATAATTATTCCAAAAGAAAAGAAGTTTATAATTACTTAGGTTATTATTTTAAAGGAGTTTTACCAAATTTAATAAATTTTGATATGGAAGAAGCTAAAGCATTATTGATAAATCTTGGATATAATTTTAATAAAATAATAATAACTGGAAGTGGAACTAAAGTCACTTATCAATATCCTAATCCTGGAACATTACTAAAAGATACTCAATATATAGAGTTGCGGAGTGATTAATTTGAAAAAAATTTTAATATATGGTGATTCATTAATAAAAAAAGAATTAATAATAAAAAAGTTTTTTACTAATAATAACTTTGAAAAACTTTCAAAAGAAAACTACACTTTTGAAAAAATAAATACATTATTATCAACAAGAGGAATGTTTACTAAAAAAAAAGATATTTTAATTGAAAATTTTGATGATTTTAAAACATCTCAAAAGAAAGAAATTACTTCTTTATTGAATAATGAAATATTAACTGATGGTATTTTAATTGTTTCATCAAAAAAAGAAATCAAAAATATAAATTTTGATGAAAAAAAGAAAGCTTTCTTACCAAAGCCATGGGAAGAAGATAAATGGATAAAATTTATAAATGAACTTGCTGAACCAAAAAAAATAAAAAACGAAGCATCTGAATATCTTTTATCTTTATTAGGAAATAACGATTTATATCTTTATGGTGAAATAAAAAAGTTAAAAATTTATAGTAATGAATTTATAACATTTAATGATGTTGTTGAAATAGGATCTAATTTTTCTAAATCAAACTTGGAAGATTTTTTTTATTACTTATCTTCAAAAAAAATTAATGAAGTAATAAAACATTTTAAAAATATTTCAAATAATGATTTTGATAGTATAATGTTTAATAGTTTTGCCTTTAAATATTTTTTTGATTTGTATAAAGTAATATCTTTTGTAGAAAAGAAAAATAAATATACTTGGCCAGAAGTAGAAAAAATAAAAAATGAAACTAAAGTTAATTCACAAAGAGTTAGAAATTTTTTAGGAATCAACTTTAAAAATGATAAAATAAAAAAAATAAATCTTGTAAAATTATATGAAATAAAAGAATTGAGAAATATTTTAATTGAAATTGAAAAAATAGATAGAAAGTTAAAAATTGGAGCTGATCATAGAGTTATCTTTTTGGATTTTTTTGAAAAGGTGTGTAGATATGAAAATTGATATATTTTGTACGGTAATAGATAATTATGGAGATGCTGGTTATACATTAAGAATGGCTATGGCTTTAAGATCACTAAAAACTTCACTTAAAATAAGAATTTATACAGATTATAAAGAGTTATTCTTAAAATTAAAACCAAAATTTATAAATGATATTGATATTTTGAGTTTTAATGAAATAAAAAAATATGAAGCATCAGATGTATGTATAGGAATGTTTCAGTACTTTCCAAATGATTTTTTTATTAATAAAATTAATAAAAATTCAAAAAAATTTATAGTTATAGATTATTTTACTTCAGAATCTTGGGCAGATGAAGTAAATGGAAATAATTGTTTGCACAATGGTTTAAATATTCCATGTGAATTTTATGTTCCAGGTTTATCTAATAAAAGTTTAGGCGTTTTAACATATACTTCAGCAATGAAAAAAACTAAAGTAAATAATAATATATATTTATATACACCTGAAAAATTAAAAACTTTTATAGACCTTAATGATTCAATACTTTGGAGCGGAAACATAAATAATATAAAAAAAATGAATTTTAAAACACAAGATATATTTGATTCTTATATTTTAGGTGCAAAATATAATTGGATTAGAGGAGAAGACTCTTTTCAATTAGCACTTTGGTCTGGTATACCATTTTTTTGGGAGGCTTACCCCCAAAAAAATGAAATAAAAAAGCTTAAAATAGATGCTTTTTTGAATTTTATGAAACCTTTTTTAGATGAATTTTATCAAAGTTATTATAACATAATTTTATATATAAATAATTTTAAAAAAACAAGTATAAAAGAATCATATTTATTTATAAACAATAATTATAATGATTTTAAAAATAAATTTATGAATTTAAATCAATATTTTCTTAATAGAAAAAGTTTTCAAAAAAACTTAATAAAAATAATAGAAATTTTATAGTATAATAAAAATAGAAAATCAACAAAAGGAGTGAATTCAATGATAACAGCAGCAGAATTAAAACCTGGATACGTTGTAAAAATAAACGGAAAACTTTATACAGTTTTAAAGGCAAAATACAACTGGTCTGGAAGAAATGAAGCAACAGTAACTTTAAAAATGAAAAATATTGAAAATAATTCAATGTTAGATACAGTTATGAAGGGTGGAGAAAAATTAGAAGATATACAATTAGACCATAGAGAAATGCAATTCATATATACAAGTGGAGATTATTATGCATTTATGGATAATGAAACTTATGAACAAATAGAAGTTTTAAAAGATGAACTTGGAGATATAGTTAATTTTCTTGCAGAAGATGGAATAGTAATAGTATCATTTTATGAAGAAAGACCAGTAGCTTTTTCACTTCCAAAAAATGTTATTCTTGAAGTTACTTACACTGAACCAGGTGAAAGAGGAGATACTGTTGGTAATACATTAAAACCCGCTACTCTTTCAACAGGATATGAAGTTGGAGTACCTTTATTTATAAATATAGGAGATAAAATAGTAATAGATACAAGAACTGGAGAGTATGCATCAAGAGCTTAAAATAATATAATACAAAAAAAGAGATGGAATTAATCCATCTCTTTTTTTGGTATTATTGAGTTTTACTTTATTTATTAAAATTTTTTTTATAAACTTGTTTAATTAAGCTTAGTATGTATTCTAAATTTTCATCATCATTTATAGTTGTTTCATAATCTCCATTTCCATGATGCCCTTTTTGTGAAACATCGTTAAAGATATTTCTACTATCTTCTAAATTTCCTTTACTTATATTCAACCATATTTTTAAATTCTTTTTTTGAAGTTTAAAATCAACTATATTTTTTTTATTTTTCTTAAATGCTATGTATATTTTTTTTGGTTCTACTTCAATATCTGGAATCATTTGTTCTATTTTATCACTAAATATTTTAAATAATTCAATAATTTCTTTGCTACCTGAGCTTAAACTGTCTTCTAATGTATAAGTTTTTATTTCAGAAATAACTTTTTGTACCTTTTCATCTTTACTTAAAATATTTGAAATACTATTAGTAATTCTATTTCCTTTTATTTCGTTAAAGTACAAAATATTATTTTCAAATTGTTTTATTTCATACAATTCAATCGGTAAATCTTTAAAATTGATAGTATCTTTTTGAAATTTATTAAAATTTTGAGATATGAAAATAACTTTAGATTGAGACCAATCAATATCTATTTTTTTTAAGGAATTATCGAATTTTTCATTATATTCTAAAATAAATTCAGCTTTATTGTTTAACATTGTAGCTAAATATGCATATCCTTGGTCTATAACACTATAATTTTGTCCTCTTTTATATTCGATAATTACAAAGGCTTTATTTTCTTCATCATATCCAAGAGTGTCAAATCTATAATTTTCAACTGCAAATTCGCTTTTTATAAACTTTATACCTAATAATTTTTCCATATTAATTTCACAAACTTCTTGTAATTCTTTTTCAAGTTTAAATTCTTTTTCTTTTATTTCATCAATTTTTTTATCGTTCTTCAACTCAAATAATGCCAATTAAATCACTCCTTTTTTCAATAAATAATACAATGTAATACAATTAATTGATTTGATTTGTTTTTTTCTCAAAATACTTCTTATACATTAAACATTTAACTTTTTAATTATATTATATCATGAAAATCTGTGATTGTTTATTATTTTTATTTTATTTAAGAATAAATCTAAAAAATGTAATTAATGAGAAAAATGCTCATAATTTATGATATATTATAATTTTTATGGTATAATAAAAACAGGAGGTGAGAAAAATGCTCATACAATTCAATTTTAAAAATTTTAAATCGTATAAAAATGAAGTGTCTTTAGATTTATCCGCAACATCAATAAAAGATCATGAATATAATTTAATACACGATAAAAATGAAGAAAAATTTTTAAAAATAGCTGCAATATATGGTCCCAATGCAGGCGGAAAAAGCAATATTATAGAAGCTTTTAGGTTTATGAGATATTGGGTGCTATCTTCTTTTAAGGAAGCAGGAGAAAGAAAAGGGATACCTCTTAAATGTTTTGCTTTTGATGAAAAATTTAAAAATGGTAAATCTGAATTTGAAGTTTTTTTTAAAGAAAAAGGTTATGAATATCAATATGGTTTTTTAATTGATGATAGTAAAGTATACGAAGAATGGTTATATAAAAGAGATTTTAGAGGAAAAAATAAATATAATATAATTTTTGAAAGAAAAGAAAATAATATAAAATCTTCTAAATTTTTAAAAAAAGTTGTCTCTATAACAGAAAATATTATTAATGGTTCTACATTATTTTTATCATTTTTAGGAAATATTAATGTTAAAGAGATTAAAAATGTTTTTGATTGGTTTAGAGAAATAAAAGTAATAAATTTTGGAGATAGCTTTTCTGAATTAATATATGAAACAAATTCCGAATTAAAACGAAGGTATAAAGATAAAAAATATATTAAAGGATTAGTAGAATTTTTGAAATCAATAGATATAGATATTGAAGATATTATGGTAAAAGAGCGAATATCAAATAATAAAAAAACATCAATTTTATATTCTAAACATTATGATAATAAAAAAAAATTAATAGAATTACCATTTGATGAGGAGTCAGATGGAACAAAAAAAATGCTTCTTTTATATAACATTTTTTATGATGTATTTAAAAATGGAGAAACAATATTTATAGATGAACTTGATTCAAAATTACATCCAATATTAATGAGAAAAGTTATAGCGATGTTTCATGATGAAAAAGTAAATAAAAATAATTCTCAATTAATTTTTACAACTCACAATGTTGTATTACTTACTAAAGATTTATTTAGAAGAGATGAAATTTGGTTTGCTGAGAAAAAAAGTAAAGAATCAAAGTTATATTCCTTAGTTGAATTTAAAGTTAATGGTAAAAAGGTAAGAAATGATGCATCATATGATAAGGATTATTTAAAAGGAAAGTATGGAGCAATACCAATAGTAAAAGATTTTTATTTTAGGGCTGAGAAAAATGAGTAGTAGAAAAAGAAAAAAAAGAATTAGAAAAGAAAATATTAGGAACGAAAATATTGTAAGATATCTAATAGCTTGTGAAGGTAAAGAAACAGAAGTGAACTATTTTGAAGGAATAAAAAAGAAATTTGAAGAAAAAGGATTATTAAGAAGAGATTCAACAGTATTTGATTTAAAAAAATATAATTTTGAAATTAAGGGAGTCGAAAGAGGTACTGATGAATTATTAAAAGAGGTTAATAGATATATAAATAGAAATAGTAATATATATGATAATATATGGTTGGTTTTTGATAAAGATAATTTTTCGGATGAAAGCTTTAATTATACAATTGAACAGTCTAAAAATAATGGATATTCTGTAGCTTGGTCAAATAAATGTTTTGAATTATGGTTTCTTTTATATTTTGAATATAATGACTCTAATCTTAATTGTAAAAACTATATAGAAAAGTTGGATACAAATGTAAAAAAAAATATAAATGAAAAAGGATACAAAAAAAATAGAAAAGATATGTTTGAAATTTTAGAAAGATATAGTGGATGGAAAAAAGCATATAAAAATGCTGAAAAATTAGTAAATAAGTTTAAAAATGAAAAATCATATGCTAAAAAAGCACCATATACAACTGTTTATTATCTTGTTAAAGAATTATGTGAAATTATAGAAAAACAAGATAAAAAATAAAAATAAAATTCTACTCGTACAAAAATTTTTATAGTTTTCATTAAATCAAAAAGAGATGGAATTAATCCATCTCTTTTTTTGGTATTATTGAGTTTTCAA contains:
- the earP gene encoding elongation factor P maturation arginine rhamnosyltransferase EarP — translated: MKIDIFCTVIDNYGDAGYTLRMAMALRSLKTSLKIRIYTDYKELFLKLKPKFINDIDILSFNEIKKYEASDVCIGMFQYFPNDFFINKINKNSKKFIVIDYFTSESWADEVNGNNCLHNGLNIPCEFYVPGLSNKSLGVLTYTSAMKKTKVNNNIYLYTPEKLKTFIDLNDSILWSGNINNIKKMNFKTQDIFDSYILGAKYNWIRGEDSFQLALWSGIPFFWEAYPQKNEIKKLKIDAFLNFMKPFLDEFYQSYYNIILYINNFKKTSIKESYLFINNNYNDFKNKFMNLNQYFLNRKSFQKNLIKIIEIL
- a CDS encoding AAA family ATPase, which gives rise to MLIQFNFKNFKSYKNEVSLDLSATSIKDHEYNLIHDKNEEKFLKIAAIYGPNAGGKSNIIEAFRFMRYWVLSSFKEAGERKGIPLKCFAFDEKFKNGKSEFEVFFKEKGYEYQYGFLIDDSKVYEEWLYKRDFRGKNKYNIIFERKENNIKSSKFLKKVVSITENIINGSTLFLSFLGNINVKEIKNVFDWFREIKVINFGDSFSELIYETNSELKRRYKDKKYIKGLVEFLKSIDIDIEDIMVKERISNNKKTSILYSKHYDNKKKLIELPFDEESDGTKKMLLLYNIFYDVFKNGETIFIDELDSKLHPILMRKVIAMFHDEKVNKNNSQLIFTTHNVVLLTKDLFRRDEIWFAEKKSKESKLYSLVEFKVNGKKVRNDASYDKDYLKGKYGAIPIVKDFYFRAEKNE
- a CDS encoding DNA polymerase III subunit delta; translation: MKKILIYGDSLIKKELIIKKFFTNNNFEKLSKENYTFEKINTLLSTRGMFTKKKDILIENFDDFKTSQKKEITSLLNNEILTDGILIVSSKKEIKNINFDEKKKAFLPKPWEEDKWIKFINELAEPKKIKNEASEYLLSLLGNNDLYLYGEIKKLKIYSNEFITFNDVVEIGSNFSKSNLEDFFYYLSSKKINEVIKHFKNISNNDFDSIMFNSFAFKYFFDLYKVISFVEKKNKYTWPEVEKIKNETKVNSQRVRNFLGINFKNDKIKKINLVKLYEIKELRNILIEIEKIDRKLKIGADHRVIFLDFFEKVCRYEN
- the efp gene encoding elongation factor P — encoded protein: MITAAELKPGYVVKINGKLYTVLKAKYNWSGRNEATVTLKMKNIENNSMLDTVMKGGEKLEDIQLDHREMQFIYTSGDYYAFMDNETYEQIEVLKDELGDIVNFLAEDGIVIVSFYEERPVAFSLPKNVILEVTYTEPGERGDTVGNTLKPATLSTGYEVGVPLFINIGDKIVIDTRTGEYASRA
- a CDS encoding penicillin-binding transpeptidase domain-containing protein, with translation MKLKKYILLLLLSMLYLTIIFFGVFFNYKVIENSKDININNKNMATLVDCKGNFIVYNKKMYEAWIDLSFLRRQKKFKEYEHLLLSKYTQDEIKDKKFLKWGKFYTKKEAEDNLGVLRKFSKIYETQDRIYNDLFSLSQLIGKYDKTNYGIEKYLYNNKLLETQKEQNLSIDLTLQRILYEELKKTVKEKNASGAVALIMNTKTGEIKASVSIYPWNMGYMGYIEPGSTLKPMIYAMAIDENIIKPYETFKWSYQYTPKNTNIKIKESEYFDLGTMDIKTALAHSSNVAIAKVMEKILNTYSQEWLYNSLLKMGFGKKTNIEFSGEIDGVLKNPDEWKSITPYQIAIGQGIGVTPIQLITAFNAIVNNGYYVYPTFFKNKKVFGRQIYSERTSKKLLDWMRYTTILGTAKDAYKEGLLIGGKTGTAQKALKGIGYTKEDYYSLFEGYYPSINPEYTFLIIVDDPKGEYYGGEVAAPIITNVFYNYSKRKEVYNYLGYYFKGVLPNLINFDMEEAKALLINLGYNFNKIIITGSGTKVTYQYPNPGTLLKDTQYIELRSD
- a CDS encoding DUF5655 domain-containing protein, giving the protein MALFELKNDKKIDEIKEKEFKLEKELQEVCEINMEKLLGIKFIKSEFAVENYRFDTLGYDEENKAFVIIEYKRGQNYSVIDQGYAYLATMLNNKAEFILEYNEKFDNSLKKIDIDWSQSKVIFISQNFNKFQKDTINFKDLPIELYEIKQFENNILYFNEIKGNRITNSISNILSKDEKVQKVISEIKTYTLEDSLSSGSKEIIELFKIFSDKIEQMIPDIEVEPKKIYIAFKKNKKNIVDFKLQKKNLKIWLNISKGNLEDSRNIFNDVSQKGHHGNGDYETTINDDENLEYILSLIKQVYKKNFNK
- a CDS encoding RloB family protein; protein product: MSSRKRKKRIRKENIRNENIVRYLIACEGKETEVNYFEGIKKKFEEKGLLRRDSTVFDLKKYNFEIKGVERGTDELLKEVNRYINRNSNIYDNIWLVFDKDNFSDESFNYTIEQSKNNGYSVAWSNKCFELWFLLYFEYNDSNLNCKNYIEKLDTNVKKNINEKGYKKNRKDMFEILERYSGWKKAYKNAEKLVNKFKNEKSYAKKAPYTTVYYLVKELCEIIEKQDKK